One Patescibacteria group bacterium DNA window includes the following coding sequences:
- a CDS encoding pilin — protein MKKLLLIFLFIAVSLFIGNFVLAGCICNGNPTSDTETACGDRLASDFCIWRETESGGSAGPVSLPNPLGEGKTDIPTLLGKIVSSVLGVVGSLALVMFIYGGITWMLSAGNQEQVTKGKNILIWATVGIVIIFTAYALVRFVLTTVTS, from the coding sequence ATGAAAAAATTACTACTAATTTTCTTATTTATCGCCGTAAGCCTATTTATTGGAAATTTTGTTTTAGCTGGGTGTATTTGTAATGGTAATCCGACAAGTGACACCGAGACTGCTTGTGGAGACAGGCTAGCATCAGATTTCTGCATATGGAGAGAAACTGAATCTGGCGGCTCCGCCGGTCCCGTCTCCCTCCCCAACCCCCTTGGCGAGGGAAAAACCGACATCCCCACTCTACTCGGCAAAATCGTTTCTTCCGTCCTCGGCGTAGTCGGCTCTTTAGCCTTGGTTATGTTTATCTACGGCGGCATTACCTGGATGCTGTCGGCCGGCAACCAGGAGCAGGTGACCAAAGGCAAAAATATTCTAATCTGGGCGACCGTTGGCATTGTGATTATCTTTACTGCCTACGCGCTGGTTAGATTTGTTTTGACGACGGTAACTAGTTAA
- a CDS encoding ROK family protein: MTKSIKNYTIGVDIGGTKMSAVLFDGEKVIADYVLATPKDDLEHFMIMLKALVEPLMDKAKAGGGVIKGLGVGIAAMLDYKENKIVEAPNLPLLNGLKLPENLAAKLGIEQIKIDNDAHCFLRAEMKFGAGKKHTNVFGITVGTGIGGSWWRNGEIYRGAHGSATEAGWLTVDFKEGMKLEEAYHKLMQDSPAALADEAYHGDILAEKSYDEFGHYLGISLANVVNLLDPEIIIVGGGVVESSDLFLSRTKKIMRQYIKSPEAKVVKIVKGKLGANAGAIGAALLIS; encoded by the coding sequence ATGACTAAATCAATCAAAAATTATACTATCGGCGTAGACATCGGCGGCACAAAGATGAGCGCGGTTTTGTTTGATGGGGAAAAAGTTATCGCCGACTATGTTTTAGCCACGCCCAAAGACGATTTGGAGCATTTTATGATTATGCTTAAGGCTTTGGTTGAGCCGCTTATGGATAAAGCTAAGGCCGGCGGCGGCGTTATTAAAGGCCTGGGAGTGGGCATAGCCGCTATGCTTGATTATAAAGAAAATAAAATCGTGGAAGCGCCGAATTTACCGCTACTCAACGGCCTTAAGCTGCCGGAAAATTTAGCGGCTAAGCTGGGCATAGAGCAAATTAAGATAGATAATGACGCGCATTGTTTTTTACGCGCGGAAATGAAATTTGGCGCCGGTAAAAAGCACACTAATGTTTTTGGCATAACCGTGGGTACAGGTATTGGCGGCTCCTGGTGGCGTAATGGCGAAATTTATCGGGGAGCGCACGGTTCGGCTACCGAAGCCGGCTGGCTGACGGTTGATTTTAAAGAAGGCATGAAATTAGAAGAAGCCTATCACAAATTAATGCAAGACAGTCCGGCGGCTTTAGCCGACGAAGCTTACCACGGGGATATTTTAGCGGAAAAATCTTATGACGAGTTCGGTCATTATTTAGGTATTAGCCTGGCTAATGTGGTAAATCTTTTAGATCCGGAAATAATAATCGTAGGCGGGGGAGTAGTTGAATCTAGCGATTTGTTTTTATCGCGCACTAAAAAGATTATGAGGCAGTATATTAAGTCGCCGGAGGCGAAAGTAGTAAAAATAGTAAAAGGCAAGCTAGGCGCTAACGCTGGAGCGATCGGAGCAGCGCTGCTAATCTCATAA
- a CDS encoding beta-galactosidase: protein MLKNFRLVKIFFIVLILVLFFVFVFSQGRVYEKDELEYGLTFSKKHAESLGLEWRNIYLSVFDDLGVKKIRLSAYWDEIENQEGDYFWEDLDWQISQAGARQAEIILAVGARLPRWPECHFPDWTKGRLKAQIENKTLDYISRVIERYKDHKNIIAWQIENEPFLSHFGDCPKFDAKFLDQEISLARSLDARPIVVTDSGELSYWVGAAKRADIFGTTMYLNTYSNFFKRYIHYPITPAFFKFKKNMAGLFAKPKSWIVIEMQAEPWGPKAYQDLSQADRDKTMSPEKFKQMIEFGRQTGFREFYLWGVEFWYWEMREGRPEMWREARKLFNK from the coding sequence ATGTTGAAAAATTTTCGTCTGGTTAAAATATTTTTTATTGTTTTAATTTTAGTTTTATTTTTTGTTTTTGTTTTTAGCCAAGGCCGTGTTTATGAAAAAGATGAATTAGAGTACGGGCTGACTTTTTCTAAAAAACACGCCGAAAGCTTAGGGCTTGAGTGGAGAAACATTTATTTATCAGTTTTTGATGACTTAGGGGTAAAAAAGATAAGGTTGTCGGCCTATTGGGATGAAATTGAAAATCAAGAAGGCGATTATTTTTGGGAGGATCTTGATTGGCAAATAAGCCAAGCCGGCGCGCGGCAAGCGGAAATTATTTTAGCGGTTGGCGCTAGGCTTCCCCGCTGGCCCGAATGCCATTTTCCGGATTGGACAAAGGGGCGGTTAAAGGCGCAAATAGAAAATAAAACTTTGGATTATATTTCCCGGGTAATTGAGCGCTATAAAGACCATAAAAATATCATTGCCTGGCAGATAGAAAATGAGCCGTTTTTATCCCATTTCGGCGACTGCCCGAAATTTGACGCCAAATTTTTAGACCAGGAAATTTCGCTGGCCAGAAGCCTTGATGCCCGGCCGATTGTTGTTACCGATTCAGGTGAGTTGTCTTACTGGGTGGGCGCGGCTAAGCGCGCTGATATTTTCGGCACGACCATGTATTTAAACACTTACTCCAATTTTTTTAAACGCTATATTCATTATCCGATTACGCCAGCCTTTTTTAAATTTAAAAAGAACATGGCCGGCTTATTCGCCAAGCCTAAGAGCTGGATAGTAATAGAGATGCAAGCCGAGCCTTGGGGGCCGAAAGCTTACCAAGATTTATCCCAAGCCGACCGCGATAAAACTATGAGTCCGGAAAAATTTAAACAGATGATAGAGTTCGGGCGCCAGACCGGTTTTCGCGAATTTTATCTTTGGGGCGTGGAATTTTGGTATTGGGAGATGCGAGAGGGTCGGCCGGAGATGTGGAGGGAAGCTAGGAAATTATTTAATAAATAA
- a CDS encoding pilin, with protein MKQIFFKKVITAAMIFSLAILVLAPASQSLAVSSDDYWGGNDLKTYTRDNSGLGEAADRDPRQVAADIIKFILGFLGIIAVIIVLYAGFKWMTAGGNEENVSEAKKMLINGVIGLIIILSAYALTNFVINQIVGATTGA; from the coding sequence ATGAAACAAATTTTTTTTAAGAAAGTCATTACGGCGGCGATGATTTTCTCGTTGGCCATTTTAGTTTTGGCTCCAGCCTCGCAATCCTTAGCCGTGAGTTCAGATGATTATTGGGGAGGCAATGATTTAAAAACTTATACTAGAGATAATTCAGGTTTGGGCGAGGCAGCTGACCGCGATCCGCGCCAGGTTGCGGCCGATATTATTAAATTTATTTTAGGCTTTCTCGGCATCATCGCCGTTATCATAGTTTTATATGCGGGTTTTAAATGGATGACGGCTGGAGGCAACGAAGAAAACGTCTCCGAGGCTAAAAAAATGCTGATTAACGGCGTGATCGGCCTAATTATTATTTTATCGGCTTACGCGCTGACTAATTTCGTCATAAATCAAATCGTCGGAGCGACTACCGGAGCTTAG
- a CDS encoding pilin, which translates to MTKKFKSIIKYSLSAVFLSMFLALAPVTADFSAINQVKAEGDWWQRVNDGGLNQVGQAYDGSTPRDIRMTIVDIIKIVLGFLGIITVVIILYAGFKWMTAGGNEENVATAKKMLINAVIGLVIILSAYALATFIISYIVGATTDTPVIWQ; encoded by the coding sequence ATGACTAAAAAATTTAAATCAATTATTAAGTATAGCCTAAGCGCTGTATTTTTGTCTATGTTTTTAGCTCTAGCCCCGGTTACGGCCGATTTTAGCGCTATTAATCAAGTCAAGGCTGAAGGTGATTGGTGGCAGAGGGTTAACGACGGCGGGCTTAATCAGGTTGGCCAAGCTTATGACGGGAGCACGCCTAGAGATATCAGAATGACAATTGTGGATATAATTAAAATTGTTTTGGGGTTTTTAGGAATAATAACAGTGGTGATAATTTTATACGCCGGCTTTAAATGGATGACTGCCGGAGGCAACGAAGAAAACGTCGCTACGGCTAAAAAAATGCTGATTAACGCGGTGATCGGCTTAGTTATTATTTTATCGGCTTATGCCTTAGCTACTTTTATTATAAGCTATATAGTCGGAGCGACTACCGATACACCGGTGATTTGGCAGTAG
- a CDS encoding flippase, with product MTLSAQVAYNTIIQIAGKAVSTALGLAAIAVMARYLREIGFGQYTTIITFLSFFGIIADFGLTLVTSQMISRPGNNQAALLNNLFSLRLISAVFFLGLAPLIVLFFPYEPIIKLGVAVAALSFFFTALNQILVGFFQKNLTMTVVAIAEAVSRALLLIGIIITAYLDLGLLAIMVATVAASLVSFIMHYWFSRRFIKIGWQIDLTVWREIIKKSWPLGLTIFFNLIYLRADIFILSLFKSQADVGIYGATYKVIDVLTTLPFMFAGLILPILTSEWAGKNFPKFNQVLQKSFDAMVMLAIPLIVGAQLTADPLMVLIAGENFVQSGYLLKILILAIGFIFIGCLFAHAVIALDKQKNIIGAYIFTALTALAGYLIFIPRFSYYGAAWVTVYSELAIALFSLYIVIKHSQFRPNLSIILKSSAASLIMALSIYLLIGKLSLILTILSAGAIYLFCLYLFKGFSSVIPASEPESSIHPL from the coding sequence ATGACCTTATCCGCCCAAGTCGCTTACAACACTATCATCCAAATAGCCGGCAAAGCCGTTTCTACCGCCCTGGGGCTAGCGGCCATTGCCGTTATGGCCAGATACTTGCGCGAGATCGGCTTTGGCCAATATACCACCATTATTACTTTTTTATCGTTTTTCGGCATTATAGCGGATTTTGGCTTAACTTTGGTAACCTCGCAAATGATCAGCCGGCCGGGCAATAACCAGGCCGCCTTATTAAATAACCTTTTTAGCCTGCGCTTGATTTCCGCCGTGTTCTTTTTGGGTTTGGCGCCTTTAATTGTTTTATTCTTCCCTTATGAGCCGATCATTAAATTAGGCGTGGCCGTAGCCGCGCTGTCGTTTTTTTTCACGGCCTTAAACCAAATTTTAGTGGGTTTTTTCCAAAAAAACCTGACTATGACCGTGGTGGCAATAGCCGAAGCGGTTAGCCGGGCGCTTTTGCTTATAGGCATTATTATAACCGCCTATTTGGATTTAGGCCTATTAGCCATTATGGTAGCGACGGTTGCCGCCAGCTTAGTAAGCTTTATTATGCATTATTGGTTTTCCCGCCGTTTTATTAAAATCGGCTGGCAAATCGACCTAACCGTCTGGCGCGAAATCATTAAAAAATCATGGCCGCTCGGGCTAACTATTTTTTTCAATCTAATTTATTTAAGAGCCGATATTTTTATCTTATCGCTCTTTAAAAGCCAGGCGGACGTCGGCATTTACGGCGCCACCTATAAAGTGATTGACGTTTTGACTACTTTACCTTTTATGTTCGCCGGCTTGATTTTGCCAATATTGACCTCCGAGTGGGCCGGCAAAAATTTCCCAAAATTCAACCAAGTCCTGCAAAAATCCTTTGACGCCATGGTTATGCTGGCTATTCCCCTGATTGTCGGCGCCCAGCTTACCGCCGATCCGCTGATGGTACTAATCGCCGGAGAAAATTTCGTCCAATCCGGCTATCTTTTAAAAATATTAATTTTAGCCATCGGCTTTATTTTTATCGGCTGCTTATTCGCTCACGCGGTTATCGCCCTAGACAAGCAAAAAAATATTATTGGCGCTTATATCTTTACCGCCCTGACCGCGCTCGCCGGCTACCTTATTTTTATCCCCCGCTTTTCCTATTACGGCGCCGCCTGGGTGACTGTTTACAGCGAACTTGCCATTGCCCTGTTTTCCCTCTATATTGTAATCAAACACAGCCAATTCAGGCCGAATCTAAGCATTATCCTTAAATCATCGGCCGCCTCGCTGATAATGGCTTTAAGCATTTATTTATTAATCGGCAAACTTAGCCTTATCTTAACGATTTTATCCGCCGGCGCGATTTATCTGTTTTGCCTCTACTTATTCAAAGGCTTTAGCTCTGTCATTCCGGCCTCCGAGCCGGAATCCAGTATTCACCCCCTTTAA
- a CDS encoding glycosyltransferase, which translates to MTKILLINSSAEKNLLLIRACKELEQKNFSLAFLSSKKPLLGQFKFLFLLTGFRLKRKVDIVACLNFNEKIVITPLARLFGLKVIWLEGPEADYRQFNKFLLALYKLNFRLAKTIAFNNYSKLKLKNIGCDENKISLITPGAKLSPYQENIFNKLASAGRVNFHRKYFTVGLVTALNQKQKIETIFQAIKTSLPVIPNIQLIIIGEGEERKNLSWLAKKMEIDNLVWLVGEQEQLKKWLDSFDVFLALGEKLSLDDYGNILEAMAAGLPVLAPRNIGLEDLIMENNTGALIESNNSEMLARQIIKLHQDKRLRLFLGKNGRERASRSFTLEIMVEKLAVILKN; encoded by the coding sequence ATGACCAAAATTCTCCTGATTAATTCATCGGCTGAAAAAAATTTATTGCTGATTCGCGCCTGTAAAGAACTGGAGCAAAAAAACTTTTCCTTGGCTTTTCTGTCTTCAAAAAAACCCCTGCTCGGGCAATTTAAATTCCTGTTTTTATTAACCGGCTTTAGGCTTAAGCGAAAAGTTGACATAGTCGCCTGCCTTAATTTCAATGAGAAAATTGTTATTACCCCGTTGGCCCGCTTGTTTGGCTTAAAAGTTATATGGCTTGAAGGGCCGGAAGCAGACTACCGGCAATTTAATAAATTTTTATTGGCATTATATAAATTAAATTTCCGGCTGGCGAAAACCATTGCTTTTAATAATTATTCTAAACTAAAATTAAAAAATATCGGCTGCGATGAAAATAAAATAAGCCTGATAACTCCGGGCGCCAAGCTTTCTCCCTACCAAGAAAATATTTTTAATAAGCTGGCTAGCGCCGGCCGGGTGAATTTCCACCGCAAATATTTTACGGTCGGCCTCGTAACCGCTTTAAACCAAAAACAAAAAATTGAAACGATTTTCCAGGCCATAAAAACCAGCTTGCCGGTAATCCCCAATATCCAGCTGATTATAATCGGCGAGGGCGAAGAAAGGAAGAATCTCTCATGGCTCGCAAAAAAAATGGAAATTGATAATCTAGTCTGGCTGGTCGGCGAACAGGAACAGCTGAAAAAATGGCTTGACAGTTTTGATGTTTTTTTGGCTTTGGGAGAAAAATTATCGCTTGATGATTATGGCAATATTCTAGAAGCCATGGCCGCCGGCCTGCCGGTTCTAGCTCCGCGCAATATCGGTCTGGAAGACTTAATTATGGAAAATAATACCGGCGCGCTGATTGAATCCAATAACAGCGAGATGCTGGCGCGGCAAATTATTAAATTACATCAAGACAAGCGTTTACGCCTGTTTTTAGGCAAAAACGGCCGAGAACGCGCCAGCCGATCATTCACTTTGGAAATAATGGTTGAAAAATTAGCAGTCATATTAAAAAATTAA
- a CDS encoding RluA family pseudouridine synthase, which yields MTIKITEKNYGERLDKFLTGSGHLKLSRNQIQKLIEQGLISINSLTVSAHYLLRPNDIINVAKNLFLDKKSIDKEKLAGLPDHKIKIIHETAEFLVINKPAGLAVHGLNNYTLADWLMEKYPKIKKIGDDPERPGIVHRLDKDVSGLMVIAKTQAAFNSLKKQFQNRTIKKQYTALVHGKIIKDSAIINFPIKRSREGYKMAALPATVKGEPTEAGRLAETEFMVLQRLINYTLLKIKIKTGRTHQIRVHLAAYGHPIVGDDTYSTAKTRAQNKKLNLGRIFLIADHLSFNDLKNKRQDYKINLTEELKNLLKIVK from the coding sequence ATGACCATAAAAATAACCGAAAAAAATTACGGCGAACGGCTGGATAAATTTTTAACCGGCTCCGGCCATTTAAAGCTTTCGCGAAACCAAATCCAAAAACTGATTGAGCAAGGCTTAATCAGCATAAACAGCTTAACCGTTTCCGCGCATTACCTGCTTAGGCCAAACGACATTATTAATGTGGCCAAAAATCTTTTTTTGGATAAAAAATCAATTGATAAAGAGAAATTAGCCGGCCTGCCGGATCATAAAATAAAAATTATCCATGAGACCGCTGAATTTTTAGTGATAAATAAGCCGGCCGGACTGGCCGTGCATGGGCTAAATAATTACACCCTGGCTGATTGGCTGATGGAAAAATATCCAAAAATAAAAAAAATAGGCGATGACCCGGAAAGGCCGGGCATAGTGCACCGCCTGGACAAAGACGTTAGTGGACTGATGGTCATAGCGAAAACCCAGGCCGCTTTTAACAGCCTTAAAAAACAATTTCAAAACCGGACAATAAAAAAACAATACACCGCTTTAGTTCATGGCAAAATAATAAAAGACAGCGCTATTATTAACTTTCCGATTAAACGCTCGCGCGAAGGCTATAAAATGGCGGCTCTACCGGCGACGGTCAAAGGCGAACCGACCGAGGCCGGACGGCTGGCGGAAACGGAGTTTATGGTTTTACAAAGATTGATAAATTACACGCTGTTAAAAATAAAAATTAAAACCGGCCGCACTCATCAAATCAGGGTCCATCTGGCCGCCTACGGCCACCCGATCGTCGGCGATGATACTTACAGCACGGCTAAAACCAGAGCGCAAAATAAAAAATTAAACTTAGGCCGGATTTTCTTAATCGCCGACCATTTATCTTTTAACGACCTTAAGAATAAGCGGCAAGATTATAAAATAAATCTGACCGAAGAATTAAAAAATCTTCTAAAAATTGTAAAATAA
- the rplS gene encoding 50S ribosomal protein L19, with the protein MAKAKEAVMAKINPEDLKPGMTVRVYQKIKELNSKGEEKERVQYYEGIIIAKKHGKEAGGTITVRKVSDGVGVEKIFPLNLPTITKIEIKKQSRVRRAKLYFLRDYNKKIKDVKIA; encoded by the coding sequence ATGGCAAAAGCAAAAGAAGCAGTCATGGCGAAAATAAACCCGGAAGATTTAAAGCCCGGGATGACGGTCAGAGTCTACCAAAAAATTAAAGAGCTTAATTCTAAAGGCGAGGAGAAAGAAAGGGTGCAGTATTATGAAGGCATAATCATCGCTAAAAAGCACGGTAAAGAAGCCGGCGGAACGATTACGGTTAGAAAAGTATCCGACGGCGTTGGCGTGGAAAAAATCTTTCCTCTTAACCTGCCGACCATCACTAAAATAGAAATTAAAAAGCAAAGCCGGGTAAGGCGGGCTAAATTATATTTTTTGCGCGATTACAATAAAAAGATTAAAGACGTAAAAATCGCTTAA
- the tsaE gene encoding tRNA (adenosine(37)-N6)-threonylcarbamoyltransferase complex ATPase subunit type 1 TsaE, producing MKFLSASPKQTFSFAKNFSKKLTGGATLGLIGDLGAGKTVFTKGLAAGLGIKKNITSPTFVLMKVYSVKSLNIKFLVHIDAYRIKSGRDLIAIGADEYFNRPDTVTIIEWADKIKKILPKKAKLVKISFLKNNLRKIIF from the coding sequence ATGAAATTTCTCTCCGCGTCTCCAAAACAAACTTTTAGCTTTGCAAAAAACTTCTCTAAAAAATTAACCGGCGGCGCTACACTTGGGCTAATCGGCGATTTAGGGGCCGGCAAGACTGTTTTCACCAAAGGTTTGGCGGCTGGTTTAGGCATTAAAAAAAACATCACCAGCCCGACTTTTGTCTTGATGAAAGTTTACTCCGTTAAATCATTAAACATTAAATTTTTAGTTCATATTGACGCTTACCGAATTAAATCAGGCCGTGATTTAATAGCTATCGGCGCTGATGAATATTTTAACCGGCCGGACACGGTAACTATCATAGAATGGGCGGATAAAATAAAAAAAATCTTGCCTAAAAAGGCAAAATTGGTTAAAATAAGCTTCCTAAAAAATAATTTAAGAAAAATTATTTTTTAA
- the lspA gene encoding signal peptidase II translates to MLKDFKKMIAISMAVIFFIALDRFFKVFSFANQASEFNLLGEILKFSYKNNYYIAFSLPLAGWPLMILIALIIVILILFGLACLKKAQIFKAVALSLIIAGASSNLFDRLKYGFVIDYLDLKYFTVFNLADIMITVGVILLLLSIKNHKYE, encoded by the coding sequence ATGCTTAAAGATTTTAAAAAAATGATAGCGATTAGCATGGCTGTCATTTTTTTTATTGCACTGGATAGATTTTTTAAGGTTTTTTCTTTTGCCAATCAGGCGAGCGAATTTAATTTATTGGGTGAAATTTTAAAATTTAGCTATAAAAATAATTACTATATTGCTTTTTCCTTGCCTTTAGCCGGCTGGCCGCTGATGATTTTAATCGCCTTGATAATAGTAATTTTAATATTATTCGGCTTGGCTTGCCTTAAAAAGGCGCAAATCTTTAAGGCCGTGGCGTTATCTCTAATTATCGCCGGCGCCAGCAGTAATTTATTTGACAGGCTTAAATATGGCTTTGTAATTGATTATTTGGATTTAAAATATTTTACCGTGTTTAATTTAGCTGACATAATGATAACGGTTGGCGTAATTTTATTGTTGTTATCTATTAAAAATCATAAATATGAATAA
- a CDS encoding TraR/DksA family transcriptional regulator, whose translation MDKKAIEKIKKILLASKKQLGEDLKSFTKKDEHTKDEHQAKFPNYGDKSDESVQEIDEYTTNLATEKVLESALRDVDNALVRIAKGTYGICKYCKKEIGEKRLMARPVANTCIACKTKLQKMA comes from the coding sequence ATGGACAAAAAGGCTATAGAGAAAATAAAAAAAATATTATTGGCCAGTAAAAAACAGCTAGGCGAAGATCTAAAGAGTTTTACTAAAAAAGACGAGCATACCAAAGACGAGCACCAGGCTAAATTTCCTAATTATGGCGACAAGAGCGATGAGAGCGTTCAAGAAATTGACGAATACACCACTAATTTGGCCACGGAAAAAGTTTTAGAGAGCGCTCTGCGCGACGTTGATAATGCTTTGGTGAGAATTGCCAAAGGAACTTACGGCATCTGCAAATATTGCAAAAAAGAAATCGGCGAAAAAAGGCTTATGGCCAGGCCGGTGGCCAATACTTGCATTGCTTGCAAGACCAAGCTGCAAAAAATGGCTTAG